The Synechococcales cyanobacterium T60_A2020_003 genome includes a region encoding these proteins:
- the def gene encoding peptide deformylase, translating into MTASISVEKTKLAKPPLQLHYLGDRVLRQPAKRVTKIDDEIRQIAKQMLQTMYSENGIGLAAPQVGIHKQLLVVDCDPENPATPPLVLINPEIKKASRDVCVIQEGCLSIPNVFLDVTRPEVIEVAYKDENGKPQRLVAKELLARVIQHEIDHLNGVMFVDRVENSLALNQELTKNGFSVQAVKPV; encoded by the coding sequence ATGACAGCTTCCATTTCCGTCGAAAAAACTAAACTGGCTAAGCCACCGTTGCAGCTTCATTACTTGGGCGATCGCGTACTCCGCCAACCTGCCAAGCGGGTGACCAAAATTGACGATGAAATTCGTCAGATCGCGAAACAAATGCTGCAAACGATGTACAGCGAGAACGGAATTGGGCTAGCTGCTCCTCAAGTCGGTATCCACAAGCAATTGCTGGTTGTAGACTGCGATCCGGAAAATCCTGCAACCCCGCCCCTCGTCTTGATCAATCCTGAGATTAAGAAAGCTAGTCGCGATGTTTGCGTGATTCAAGAAGGCTGTCTCAGCATTCCGAATGTCTTCCTAGATGTCACCCGTCCCGAAGTGATTGAAGTGGCCTACAAAGATGAAAACGGCAAGCCGCAACGCTTAGTTGCGAAGGAACTGCTTGCTCGCGTGATCCAGCATGAAATTGACCACCTGAATGGCGTCATGTTTGTGGATCGGGTTGAAAATTCTTTGGCGCTAAACCAAGAGCTAACGAAGAATGGATTTTCAGTGCAAGCGGTGAAACCTGTTTAG
- a CDS encoding PrsW family intramembrane metalloprotease, whose protein sequence is MTRHPPQASFLRQLSSPSVGTLVYPLVYPEEVRIGRDPRCQIVFDSQQHGEVSRQHACIRPVSHIPTHPLAQWQICDLDSANGTYVNGQRVQNCRTLRDGDRITLGQDGPRFIFEVYIPTEYSTPASAKLTPPSGAIAPHRVPKGESPQVFSATPSASFKPTSDALSLSQIFPILSTGSDLHRKAYLFPVLVTVSFVVLLFLTIGTDAFNGVLAAYLAGGTYYFVYRLCGKYKPWWLLVGSALLTALLLASPLLTLFIVVFRSILPGAIPEDLSSVSFPVLFVRMFFGAGLMEELFKAIPVFLAYAIGRQLRSPYREQVGIWEPLDGILIGTASAIGFTLMETLGQYVPSAINSTTLEVGAESGALLGLQLLIPRILGSVAGHMAYSGYFGYFIGLSVLRPSKRWQILGIGYFSAALLHTLWNSAGVVNVLALGVVGGLSYAFLAAAILKGRAISPTREHNFATQFL, encoded by the coding sequence ATGACCCGACATCCTCCCCAGGCTTCATTTCTGCGCCAGCTATCGAGTCCATCGGTAGGCACCTTGGTGTATCCGCTGGTTTATCCAGAGGAGGTGCGGATTGGCCGTGATCCCCGATGCCAAATTGTGTTTGACTCCCAACAGCATGGTGAAGTGTCTCGCCAGCATGCCTGCATTCGCCCCGTATCTCATATCCCCACTCACCCTCTAGCCCAGTGGCAAATTTGTGATCTCGATAGCGCGAATGGTACCTACGTCAACGGTCAGCGTGTTCAGAACTGTCGTACTTTGCGCGATGGCGATCGCATCACCTTAGGTCAGGATGGGCCTCGGTTCATTTTTGAGGTTTATATTCCAACTGAGTATTCCACTCCGGCGTCTGCTAAGCTGACTCCACCGTCGGGCGCGATCGCCCCTCATCGCGTGCCAAAGGGAGAATCTCCTCAGGTCTTCTCGGCGACACCCTCCGCATCCTTCAAGCCAACATCGGATGCCCTATCGCTTAGCCAGATATTTCCCATTTTATCGACAGGCTCCGATCTCCATCGCAAAGCCTACCTATTTCCGGTTCTTGTCACCGTTTCGTTTGTGGTGCTGCTATTTCTCACCATTGGGACTGACGCCTTTAATGGGGTTTTGGCCGCCTATCTTGCGGGGGGAACCTACTATTTTGTGTATCGATTGTGCGGCAAATACAAACCCTGGTGGTTATTGGTCGGATCGGCCTTACTCACCGCGCTGCTGCTAGCTAGCCCGTTACTGACGCTATTTATTGTCGTGTTTCGATCGATTTTGCCCGGTGCGATTCCTGAAGATCTAAGCTCTGTTAGCTTTCCGGTGCTGTTTGTCCGGATGTTCTTTGGGGCAGGATTAATGGAGGAGTTGTTTAAGGCCATTCCCGTCTTCCTGGCCTATGCCATTGGACGGCAGTTGCGATCGCCCTATCGAGAGCAGGTGGGCATTTGGGAACCCCTAGACGGCATTTTAATTGGTACGGCATCCGCCATTGGGTTTACCCTCATGGAAACCTTGGGGCAATATGTTCCCTCTGCGATCAATTCGACCACGCTTGAGGTTGGTGCTGAATCGGGAGCCCTACTGGGTCTACAGCTCTTAATTCCGAGAATTCTAGGTTCTGTTGCCGGACACATGGCCTATAGCGGCTATTTCGGCTACTTTATCGGTCTGAGCGTTTTGCGCCCATCCAAACGCTGGCAAATCTTGGGAATCGGCTATTTCAGCGCTGCCTTACTGCACACCCTTTGGAATTCGGCGGGTGTGGTCAATGTCTTGGCATTAGGAGTCGTCGGCGGCTTATCCTATGCGTTTCTGGCCGCAGCTATTCTGAAGGGGCGCGCTATTTCGCCAACGCGTGAACACAACTTTGCAACTCAATTTCTCTGA
- a CDS encoding tetratricopeptide repeat protein produces the protein MYKATALALGLILFGGIASSPALASSQLLIAQASNDDHLDDLLEQGQDFVDARDYRSALGVYQEAATLEPDNARIFSGIGYVQVKQGDFAAAVEAYQQAIALENDNPAFYYALGYSLANLERYAEAEDAYRMATQYDRNDVQAFLGLGVVLARQGNYDEAVGAFEQVLALSPNNAEVHEFLGAAYLQQGNYSKSLESLTRAEQLDPRNSNVHLNLGVAYINLGNIDAGLAEFRQVVAIDPNNGLAYLQIADILRAQGNTDEALEAYQRAAWVQPELPEAHRLLGQMLTEKGDTLGAIIAYRDFIEHDPNNPEAHYLLGMSLLERGRTDEARTSLQQALSLYNAQGNQEAVASVEAVLDDL, from the coding sequence ATGTACAAAGCAACAGCACTGGCTCTAGGTCTCATCCTGTTTGGAGGAATTGCGTCCTCACCAGCCCTAGCGTCTTCTCAACTTTTGATTGCTCAGGCATCAAATGATGACCATTTGGATGACCTGTTAGAACAAGGTCAAGATTTTGTGGATGCAAGGGACTATCGCTCTGCCCTAGGTGTGTATCAAGAAGCGGCTACTCTTGAGCCTGACAACGCTCGCATTTTCTCTGGGATTGGGTATGTACAAGTCAAGCAGGGAGATTTTGCGGCGGCTGTTGAAGCCTACCAGCAGGCGATCGCCCTTGAGAACGATAACCCAGCCTTCTACTATGCCCTGGGCTACAGCTTGGCCAACTTGGAACGGTATGCAGAGGCCGAAGATGCCTATCGGATGGCTACGCAATATGATCGCAACGATGTCCAGGCGTTCCTGGGGCTGGGGGTTGTTCTAGCGCGTCAAGGAAATTATGACGAAGCCGTTGGTGCGTTTGAACAGGTTTTGGCTCTCAGCCCCAATAATGCCGAGGTTCATGAGTTTTTGGGGGCTGCCTATCTGCAACAAGGAAACTATTCCAAGTCCCTTGAGTCCCTAACACGGGCAGAACAGCTTGATCCAAGAAACAGCAACGTGCACCTAAATTTGGGGGTTGCCTACATCAACCTCGGAAATATCGACGCTGGGTTAGCGGAATTCCGCCAAGTCGTCGCCATTGATCCAAACAACGGGCTTGCCTACCTGCAGATTGCCGATATTTTGAGGGCGCAAGGAAATACGGATGAAGCGCTTGAAGCTTATCAACGGGCGGCATGGGTTCAGCCTGAACTGCCTGAAGCGCACCGCTTGTTGGGTCAAATGCTGACTGAGAAGGGAGATACTCTCGGAGCAATCATTGCCTATCGCGATTTTATCGAGCATGATCCCAATAACCCAGAAGCTCATTACTTATTGGGCATGTCTCTACTGGAGCGGGGACGAACGGATGAAGCAAGAACCTCGCTTCAGCAAGCGCTATCCCTATATAACGCTCAAGGTAATCAAGAGGCGGTTGCAAGCGTCGAGGCGGTACTCGACGATCTTTAG